A region of Ochotona princeps isolate mOchPri1 chromosome 2, mOchPri1.hap1, whole genome shotgun sequence DNA encodes the following proteins:
- the GNG5 gene encoding guanine nucleotide-binding protein G(I)/G(S)/G(O) subunit gamma-5, whose amino-acid sequence MSGSSSVAAMKKVVQQLRLEAGLNRVKVSQAAADLKQFCLQNAQHDPLLTGVSSSTNPFRPQKVCSFL is encoded by the exons ATGTCTGGTTCCTCCAGCGTCGCCGCTATGAAGAAAGTGGTTCAACAGCTCCGGCTGGAGGCCGGCCTCAACCGCGTGAAG gtgtcccaggcagctgcAGACTTGAAACAGTTTTGTCTGCAGAATGCTCAACATGATCCCCTGCTGACTGGAGTATCTTCAAGTACAAATCCCTTCAGACCCCAGAAAGTCTGCTCCTTTCTGTAG